From the genome of Amia ocellicauda isolate fAmiCal2 chromosome 14, fAmiCal2.hap1, whole genome shotgun sequence, one region includes:
- the LOC136767858 gene encoding zinc finger protein 239-like isoform X2, producing the protein MAELQTEGSTQELGALRSECGPSLVSLHIKTEHDTQESVYTDPEIQTCFKDILSNVKPEDIMESICKLEPELPVDGLCETESIALRKKLRGKCDSPVKESQTSQCGSLHFRPPNSPSPSSLPPAPLPGEHQHLHCCPQCGKNFTQAERLKKHQRIHSRERAYCCNQCGKSFLLVGQLKIHQRTHTGERPYCCSQCGKSFNKPGDLKKHQHIHTGERPYCCPQCGKNFMLAGQLKIHQRTHTGERPYCCIICGKSFTRAGNLTAHQHIHTGERPYCCSQCGKSFNQAQHLKIHERIHTGERPYCCTQCGRLFICSSALRSHERTHK; encoded by the coding sequence ATGGCAGAGCTGCAGACTGAGGGGTCGACACAGGAACTTGGGGCACTGAGAtctgagtgtggacccagtTTAGTGTCTCTGCACATTAAAACAGAGCATGATACACAAGAATCTGTTTACACAGATCCAGAAATACAAACATGTTTCAAAGATATCCTCAGTAATGTGAAACCTGAGGATATTATGGAAAGCATCTGTAAGCTGGAACCTGAGCTCCCTGTAGATGGACTGTGTGAAACAGAATCCATTGCCTTGAGGAAGAAGCTCCGTGGAAAGTGTGACAGTCCAGTGAAGGAGAGCCAGACATCACAGTGCGGATCGCTGCATTTCCGACCACCCAACTCCCCCAGCCCCTCTTCCTTACCTCCCGCACCTTTGCCTGGAGAACATCAGCACCTCCATTGCTGCCCTCAGTGTGGGAAGAACTTCACTCAGGCAGAACGCCTTAAAAAACATCAGCGCATTCATTCTAGAGAGAGAGCATATTGCTGTaaccagtgtgggaagagctttttGCTTGTGGGACAACTCAAAATTcaccagcgcactcacacaggtgagagaccgtactgctgctcccagtgtgggaagagttttaATAAACCAGGAGACCTAAAGAAACACCagcacattcacacaggagaaagACCATACTGCTgcccccagtgtgggaagaactTCATGCTGGCAGGACAACTGAAAATTcaccagcgcactcacacaggTGAGAGACCGTACTGCTGCATAATATGTGGgaaaagcttcactcgtgcagGAAACCTTACTGCTCACCAGCATATTCACACAGGGGAGAGACCATACTGCTGCTCCCAGTGTGGAAAGAGTTTCAATCAGGCACAACACCTTAAAATCCACGAGCGCatccacacaggagagagaccgtactgctgcacccagtgtgggaGGTTGTTCATTTGTTCATCAGCCTTGAGAAGTCATGAGAGGACTCATAAGTGA